The region GAGGAAGCAGATGCCCAAGGCGTACGTCTTCACCCGGTACGGCGGACCGGAGACCGAGGCCCTGGTGGAGCAGGACCGGCCGAGCCCGGGCCCCGGCCAGGTACTCGTGGCGGTCCGCGCGGCGGGCGTGAACCCCGTCGACTGGAAGCAGCGGACCGGATACGCCCGCCCCGGCGCAGGGCCCCGCGAGCTCCCCGCAGTCCTCGGCAACGAGGTCGCGGGCGTCGTCGAGGAGCTCGGTCCCGACGTGACCGGGTTCACCGTGGGGGACGAGGTCTTCGGCAACCCGGTGGCCGGCGGATACGCCGAGTACGCCCTGCTGCCGACCGCGGTCACCGCCCAGAAGCCCGCCGCGCTCTCCTTCACGGACGCGGCGGCCCTGCCCGTCGCCGCGGCGACGGCGTACGACGGGATCTACCAGCTCGGCCTGCCCTCCGGCGCCACCGTGCTGATCACCGGTGCGGGCGGTGGCGTCGGCGTCGTGGCCACGCAGATCGCGCGCGCTCTCGGGCTCACCGTGGTCGGCGTCGCGAGCGAGGGCAAGAAGGACTTCGTCGAGGAGCTCGGGGCCGTACACGTCCCGTCGGGGCCGGATCTGGCCGAGCGGGTGCGGGCCGCCGCGCCGGACGGCGTGGACGCCGTGTTCGACCTGGTCGGGGGCGAGGTGCTGGAAGCCGCGGCGACCTTGCTGGACGACCGTACGAAGCTGATCACCGGTGCCGACCGGGAGACGGCCGCCCGGCTCGGGGGCGGACCCGTCGAACGCGCCCGCACCGCCGCCGTCCTCGACGAGGTGGCGCGCCTGGTGGTCGACGGCCGGCTGAGGCCCTTCGTGACGCGGACCTTCCCCCTCGACCGGGCCGCCGAGGCGCTGCGCACGGTCGAGGACGGCCACGCCCGAGGCAAGATCGTGATCGAGGTCACCCGATGAGCGACCGTCGCCTCACGAGCCCCCGTCCGCCGGCCGGCGCCACGCACCCGCTGGACAACCCCGCCCTCGCCTCGCTGACCGGCCCGCACGCCCACTTCGCCGAACGCCGGGGCAGCGTCCTGCGCTATCCCGTGGACGTGTCGCCGTGGCTGGCCCTGCCCGACCACCCGACCGACGACGACTGGGCGGACCTCGCCGCCCTCGTCGGCCCCGGCGGCGAGGCCCCGCTGGCCGGTTTCAACGGGCCGACCCCGGAAGGCTGGGAGGTGGCCTTCAGCCTGGACGGCGTCCAGCTCGTCGACGACGGACTCGCCGCGGCGCCGGCCGCCGAAGCGGTGCGGCTCGGCTCCGCGGACGTACCCGAGATGCTGGACCTGGTGGAGCGCACCAGGCCCGGCCCCTTTCTGCCGCGCACCGTCGAGCTCGGCACCTATCTCGGCATCCGGCGCGGCGGCGCGCTGATCGCCATGGCGGGGGAGCGGCTGCACCCGCCGGGCTGGACCGAGATCAGCGCGGTCTGCACCGACCCGGGCTTCCGCGGCGAGGGGCTCGCCTCCCGCCTGATCCTGGCCGTGGCGCACGGCATCCGCGAACGCGGCGAGACCCCCTTCCTGCACACCGCCGCGAGCAACACCAACGCCATCCGGCTCTACGAGTCCCTGGGCTTCAAGCTGCGCCGCAGCACCCGGTTCATGGCGGCACGGGTTCCGGAGCACCTGACGGACGGCCAGGCCGTGGGGGTCCGTTGACCGCTCCCGAATGGCCTTCGGTGGTGAAGCCTCAGCCCCCGGAGGCCTTCGCGGTGGGCGGCGCCCCGGCCGCCGCCGTGTTGTACCGCACCAGATAGGCGGCGAACCGCTCCAGGTCCGCCGCCGGCCAGTCCGCGAGCCGCTCACGGAACGCGATCCGGCGGCTGTCGGTGACCTGGGCGAGGATGCGGGTGCCCGCCTCCGTCAGCTGGAGCACCTGCACCCGGTGGTCCTCGGGGTCGACTCGGCGTTCGATGAGCCCGGCCCGCTCCAGGGCCGCCACTTGCCGGCTCACCGTGGACTTGTCCAAGGCATAGTGCGCGGCGAGGTCGGTGGCACGACAGCCGCCGCTCTCCTCCAGATGACCCAGCAGGGTGTACGAGACCAGCGACAGCTCCGGATGCATCCGCCCCGCCGAGGCCCGGGCGCGGCGGGCGAAGGCCGTCATCTCGCGCTGGATGGTCTCGACGGACGCGTCGGCTGCACTCACGGGAGCTCCTTCCCTCTCTAGTTGCATAGTACAACTTGGTGGCCCGCGGCAGGCGGAGGCTTGGCGGTCCGCGACCGGCGGAGGCGAGGCAGGGCCTCCGTCGCCGTCCGGCCCTTCCTGTAAGGTGACCGTCCTGGCTGCGGACCATCCCAGCCCGGGAGTTGCCGAGGAGGTGAGACCCATTACCGCTGTGTCAGGTCGGGTGCTCTCATCTCAGGACCCTGCGGATCGCCGCCAGTAGGTGACCGCGAGAGCGCCCTTCGGCTCACCGAAAGGCTTCTCGGCTCTCATGCCCCCTGTTTCCGATTCCGTTGTCGCCGCGCTCCGCTCCGCGGGCTGTGTCTTCGCCGAGGACGAGGCGGAGTTGATCCTCTCCACCGCCCGCACCCCGGACGAGGTCACCGCCATGGTGGACCGTCGTGTCTCGGGACTTCCCCTCGAACACGTCCTCGGCTGGGCCGGGTTCCACGGCCTGCGCATCCTCGTCGAGCCGGGTGTCTTCGTACCCCGCCGCCGCACCGAGTTCCTCGTCGACCAGGCCGTGGCTCGCGCGCGCGGCGCCTCCCTCGTCGTGGACCTGTGCTGCGGCTCCGGCGCGGTGGGCGCCGCACTGGCCGCCGCCCTCGGCGGCCCCGAACTGCACGCCGCGGACATCGACCCGGCCGCCGTGCGCTGCGCGCGCCGCAACGTCGCACCCTTCGGCGGGCACGTCCACCAGGGCGACCTGTTCGAGGCGCTGCCGGACACCCTGCGCGGCCGTGTCGACGTCCTCACCGCCAACGTGCCGTACGTTCCCACGCACGAGGTCGGCCTGCTGCCCCCGGAAGCCCGCGACCATGAGCCGCTCGTCGCCCTCGACGGCGGCGCGGACGGCCTCGACATCCTGCGCCGTGTCACCGCCGAGGCGCCCCGCTGGCTGGCCCCGGGCGGCTGCCTCCTGGTCGAGACCAGTGAGCGCCAGGCACCCGCGGCCGTCGAGGCCTTCGCCCGCGGCGGCCTGACCGCCACGCTGGCCGTCTGCGACGAGCTGTACGCGAACGTGGTGATCGGCACCAGGTCCCGGGCGGCCTGACCCGCGAGGCGGGCTCGGCGAGCGCCCGGGCCCGCCCGTCGCCATGGAACGGGGCCTGCCGTCGCCACGGAGCGGGGTCGGCCGTCGCCACGGAGCGGGGTCGGCCGTCGCCACGGAGCGGGGTCGGCTCTCGTCAAGTGACCTCCGCCATTGTGCAACTAGTTGCATAAGGCGTTGTCCGTCGTCTACAACAGACACACGACACCGCGCACGGAGGGCCCGATGAGCCGTTACCCGCACCTGATGAACCCGCTCGACCTGGGCTTCACCACGCTGCCCAACCGCGTACTCATGGGCTCCATGCACGTGGGCCTGGAGGAGGCCGAGCGCGGATTCGAGCGCATGGCGGAGTTCTACGCGACCCGGGCCCGCGGCGGCGTCGGTCTCATCGTCACCGGCGGCATCGCGCCCAACGACGCGGGACGGCCGTACGAGGGCGGCGCCAAGCTGACCACCGAGGCGGAGGCCGAGCAGCACACCGAGATCACCGCCGCGGTGCACCGCGAGGGCGGGAAGATCGCGATGCAGATCCTGCACTTCGGGCGCTACGCCTACCACCGGGACCTGGTCGCCCCGAGCGCCCTGCAGGCCCCGATCAGCCCCTTCCCGCCGCACGCGCTCACCGACGCCGAGGTCGAGCGGACCATCGACGACTACGCCCGCGCCGCCGGGCTCGCACAGCGGGCCGGGTACGACGGCGTCGAGATCATGGGCTCCGAGGGCTATCTGATCAACGAGTTCATCGCCGCCCAGACCAACAAGCGCGAGGACCGCTGGGGCGGCTCGTACGAGAACCGCATGCGCTTCCCCGTCGAGATCGTGCGGCGCGTGCGCGAGGCCGTCGGCGAGAACTTCATCATCATCTACCGGCTCTCCATGCTGGACCTGGTGCCGGGCGGCTCCACCCTGGACGAGGTGATCACGCTCGCCCGGGCCGTCGAGGCGGCCGGAGCGACGATCATCAACACCGGTATCGGCTGGCACGAGGCCCGCATCCCCACCATCGCGACCTCCGTGCCGCGCGGCGCCTACACCTGGGTGACCAAGAAGGTCATGGGCGCGGTCTCCGTCCCCCTGGTCACCACCAACCGCATCAACACCCCCGAACTCGCCGAGCAGTTGCTCGCCGACGGCCACGCGGACATGGTGTCGCTGGCCCGACCGATGCTCGCCGACCCCGACTTCGTGGCCAAGGCGGCGGCCGGGCGGCCGGAGGCCATCAACACCTGTATCGGCTGCAACCAGGCCTGCCTCGACCACACCTTCAGCGGGAAGATCACCTCCTGCCTGGTCAACCCGCGCGCCTGCCACGAGACGGAACTCGTCCTGGCACCGACCCGGCTGCGCAAGCGCG is a window of Streptomyces mirabilis DNA encoding:
- a CDS encoding NADPH-dependent 2,4-dienoyl-CoA reductase, producing MSRYPHLMNPLDLGFTTLPNRVLMGSMHVGLEEAERGFERMAEFYATRARGGVGLIVTGGIAPNDAGRPYEGGAKLTTEAEAEQHTEITAAVHREGGKIAMQILHFGRYAYHRDLVAPSALQAPISPFPPHALTDAEVERTIDDYARAAGLAQRAGYDGVEIMGSEGYLINEFIAAQTNKREDRWGGSYENRMRFPVEIVRRVREAVGENFIIIYRLSMLDLVPGGSTLDEVITLARAVEAAGATIINTGIGWHEARIPTIATSVPRGAYTWVTKKVMGAVSVPLVTTNRINTPELAEQLLADGHADMVSLARPMLADPDFVAKAAAGRPEAINTCIGCNQACLDHTFSGKITSCLVNPRACHETELVLAPTRLRKRVAVVGAGPAGLACAVSAAERGHDVTLYDAASEIGGQLNVARKVPGKQEFDETIRYFRTQLELHGVDVRLNTRVAAEDVSAYDEVVVATGVSPRTPEIPGVDHPSVVGYLDVLRDGAPVGDRVAILGAGGIGFDVAEYLTDGGDKASEDPATYFRHWGVDMDYQAPGGLAAPERPAPPRTVHLLQRKASKVGAGLGKTTGWIHRTELKHRGVTMVPGVQYDRIDDAGLHVTVEGHSQVLEVDTVVLCTGQEPRRDLYEELSAAGRSVHLIGGADVAAELDAKRAIKQGTELAAAL
- a CDS encoding GNAT family N-acetyltransferase: MSDRRLTSPRPPAGATHPLDNPALASLTGPHAHFAERRGSVLRYPVDVSPWLALPDHPTDDDWADLAALVGPGGEAPLAGFNGPTPEGWEVAFSLDGVQLVDDGLAAAPAAEAVRLGSADVPEMLDLVERTRPGPFLPRTVELGTYLGIRRGGALIAMAGERLHPPGWTEISAVCTDPGFRGEGLASRLILAVAHGIRERGETPFLHTAASNTNAIRLYESLGFKLRRSTRFMAARVPEHLTDGQAVGVR
- a CDS encoding NADP-dependent oxidoreductase; the protein is MPKAYVFTRYGGPETEALVEQDRPSPGPGQVLVAVRAAGVNPVDWKQRTGYARPGAGPRELPAVLGNEVAGVVEELGPDVTGFTVGDEVFGNPVAGGYAEYALLPTAVTAQKPAALSFTDAAALPVAAATAYDGIYQLGLPSGATVLITGAGGGVGVVATQIARALGLTVVGVASEGKKDFVEELGAVHVPSGPDLAERVRAAAPDGVDAVFDLVGGEVLEAAATLLDDRTKLITGADRETAARLGGGPVERARTAAVLDEVARLVVDGRLRPFVTRTFPLDRAAEALRTVEDGHARGKIVIEVTR
- a CDS encoding MarR family winged helix-turn-helix transcriptional regulator, whose protein sequence is MSAADASVETIQREMTAFARRARASAGRMHPELSLVSYTLLGHLEESGGCRATDLAAHYALDKSTVSRQVAALERAGLIERRVDPEDHRVQVLQLTEAGTRILAQVTDSRRIAFRERLADWPAADLERFAAYLVRYNTAAAGAPPTAKASGG
- a CDS encoding putative protein N(5)-glutamine methyltransferase, with amino-acid sequence MPPVSDSVVAALRSAGCVFAEDEAELILSTARTPDEVTAMVDRRVSGLPLEHVLGWAGFHGLRILVEPGVFVPRRRTEFLVDQAVARARGASLVVDLCCGSGAVGAALAAALGGPELHAADIDPAAVRCARRNVAPFGGHVHQGDLFEALPDTLRGRVDVLTANVPYVPTHEVGLLPPEARDHEPLVALDGGADGLDILRRVTAEAPRWLAPGGCLLVETSERQAPAAVEAFARGGLTATLAVCDELYANVVIGTRSRAA